A region of the Coxiella-like endosymbiont genome:
CAAATTTGAAAAGCTGGTATCTATTGAACAAATATTTTATTCATAATAGAATGAATTTCACATTTGGGATAGCAGCTTCTGACAAGAAAATACCTCGAATTTCTTAACAGAGATCAATTTTATCAATAGATTAAGTGTTCATATGAATTATTACCGCGGTTTTTCCATTCTGAGGATTCTGATTTTATTTTTGCCCCTTGCTTATGCTGGGAGGTTCTGAATATCCTAAAAATAAGTCTGGCGTTATGACCAGCAATGCAGAAGGTTACTTTAATCTCATAATTTAATAATTTAAGAGTGGAAATCCTACAAAAGTGACCGTACGCGGTATTCTTCGGAACCAGTGCATATTCATCGAACCAATCATACGCTTTTATTCAAGCCTCTTTTGGTTATACCCATCCTATTAAAAAGCCCCCGACAATCACAGTAGCAACATCGGATTTAACGAAAATGCTAAACAGTCAGGAAATGTCATCCAAATAGCTTGGAGGGAATGAAGGACGTAGTTCTTTTTCTAATTTACTTGGAAACTGCTAATGGGAGATTCCCCCAAGTCCACTACACAACTCATTTGCATCTGGTGGCAGTTTATGGGTACAAGCGGTTAAATTAAATAGCGTGAGCCCTAAAATAGCAAGAGTCATAGAAACGATAACTCGACGAAATGATGGTTTCATGGGTTCCTCAATAAAACTGATTTGATGAGACTGTGTAATTTTAGCCAGAAATATCGCTGCTAATCTAGATTTGTTCAATAGTTATTTATTCAATAGTTTTTGTTTATCGCTTTGAGCTTAGAGGGGGAGCAAATGTGCAAAGAGCCACGCTAATCGAGTGTTTTGGCGATAACGTTTAAGTCCGATTGCTAAGACTACTACCGCGAAAAGTACGATAGGCCATAAATTGGGAACGATTTGTTGCCGGCCAGGTATTTTCTTTTAATAAAATTCCCGCGTAATACGTAAAAAATGCGTAAACGGTGAAACTTGCTTAAGGCATTAAGCCCACTTGGGCATTCTAGAAAAAGGAAACATGAAACCCAACAATAAAATTTAGGACAAAAAGAAAAAAGCAGATTGCATTGTTTTTAATTAATTTTTGACTATGCTATAAAATGTAAGATCTACCGATAAATTGCCTCCCATAAATGGAGGGGTGCTGAGAAGCAATAGAATAATACTTCCTTCCACTGAAATGCCAAATAAATAGCGTGCTGCTACTAAAATAATAAAGACTTGAATATATCCTAACAATAATGTAGGGAGTGATTTTTCCTACCATGACTTCCAGTGGTCGCACTAGCGTAGCTAAAAGACTTTCTAATGTGCTCCGTTCGCGTTCTCTGGTATTGGCTAAACTGGTGATTAATACCATTATCATTGTTAATTATCCCTAATAAACCTCGAACGATATTATATTGGGTAATTATTTTCGGGATTATATTTTTGATGAAGAACAAGATCGATAGGCAGTGTAGAAGCACGGAGATTTTCAAGAGGTGCTTTAAAGAGAGGATTAAAAAAACGGTTGTTGTTAATTTCGGCACTGCCGCTCATTGGCCGCTACTACTAATGGATCGCTGGCATCCCCTTCAATTGAAATTTGTGGTCGTAAGCCGCGAAGAATTAATTTACGTGTGAAATCAGGAGGAATATTGACGATGAATAACACCTTACCTTCAGCCAATAGGGTATTCGCTTACAAGAGCTGTCAGTAAATGTTTAGGATTGTTATTAATGGCAAAACCAAATAAGATTAGTTGAATTAGAGGAATACCGATATTCATGGTAAAGGTTAAACGATCATGCTACATTTGGAGAATTCTTTTTTCTAATTGCTTTTTTCTAATTGGTTGATTGGTGCTGTACTGACATGTAAAGCACTTTCAAAGGTAGCAACTAAGTCTACGGTGGGTAAGGTCTTTAATTTTGCTGCTAATTCTACGAGATTTTTTCCAAAGATTTTCCATGTCGATAAATGGGAATCTTCAATAATTAAATGAGCAATACCCTAAGCGAGTATGCGGTCATAAGCAATGTAAGCAAGCCGAATGCATCGTTCAGCTCCATCCATATAATGGGTAATAACTAGCGTTGTAATTTCTCGTTTCGCTAAATAATTAATATGATCGTAGAATTCGCGACGAGCTTTATAGGATTAACTCCCGCGATTGGTTCGTCTAATAGCAATAATTTGGGACGATGAATTAGTTCTGAAGAAAAAGCTAGACGTTGTTTCCAACCACCGGATAATGTTCCTGCTAATTGCTCGCTCTTATCCATTAACCCTAATGCCTTAATACTTCGTTTCATAAGAGTTTTGCGATTTTTCATTCTATATAATCTTGCGACGAAATTTAAATTTTCTGCCACACTTAGATCTTCATACAAACTAAAACGTTGCGTCATGTATCTCGATTGTCTTTTAATTTCTGATTATTCTGTAATAACATCATAACATAGGCATTGTACGGAGCTAGAATCGGAAACTAATAGGACCGCGTAACACACGAATAGTCGTCCGTTTTCTACCTCTTTAGGTCTCCTAGGAAACCAAAGATTTCTCCTTTTTTGACTTGTAAATAAGCGTTAATAACGGCTCTAATTCCATCAAATGATTTATTTAAATTTTTAACATCTATGGCATAAGTTGGATTAGTCATGATGTTTTTCCATTCTTACACATATCTGCACGGGTTGTCTGGCATGAAAGCGAAGAGCTTCATTTTTAGGAATGAAACGTTCAACACGATATACTAATTTTGCTCGTAATTTCTCACTATAGATCACTGATGAAGTATATTCTGCTCCTGGAGAAATATAAGTGACTTTTGCTTAATGCATTTCCACAGCTATCGCATTTAAAATCGACGAAGCTACCTAATCCTAACTGGCTCAATAGGGGTTCTGGTATATAAAAAATTAATTTTAATATTATTTGCGGAAAGTAAAGCAGTAACAGGTTCTCCTGTAAGCACTATTCACCAACTTTAAAGAAGGTATCAAAAATTTTTTCCGCTCTAGGAGGTGGTGCCACACAGTCTTTTGATCAAGTTGCCAAATTAATTTGATTAAATTCGCCTGTACAGCATCTACGCAAGCCTGCTAGGCGAGAATAGCATGTTTTCTTTCACCCTAATTAGTTTCTATTAAATTCGCTTCGTGTTGCTTAACTAATTGCTTTTTCGCCTTATAGTCAGTAGCTGCTTAGTCAAGTTCATCTTTAGAAATGGCCCTCACTTGATAAAGCTTTTGAAAAAGCGAATATACGTTTGCTCTGCATAAGTGATGTCGGCAATAGCCTGTTCACGTTGAGCAATAATACGCTCTAAATATTATCTAGCGCTCGCCTCTGATAATATTTTCAAGATTTTCTTTTTGTCGGGTAAGCTCTGCTTTGCTTGTTGTAGCTCAGATTGTTGGGGTTCGGAATCAAGAATAAAGAGCGTTTGGTTGACTTTTGCCTGGTTGCCACGATAGATAGGTAATGATTTTAATACGTCTGATTGGAGCAGCCTGTCAATAGTAATAAATAGAAAAAAGAGATAAATTGATCGAATAAATGGCTTCCAGCTGATTTAATACGATTTTGAATAGTGGTGAGACTAACAATTTGGAGTTTTTCCTTAGGAAATTATTTCGCTAGTTTCGTTAAAGCTAAAGCAGCCTCTTCTTTTGTGTCAAAGTGACTGTACAATAATTCATACCACCTTTTCTGATCACGTAGATAGGAATAATAAAGAGCATTTCCATCTAATCAATATTCTTTAGAAAGTGAAAATAAATCTTCCTTATGGAAACTGATTTTGATGCGAATACTGTTGTAATTGGTGATAGGAAATTCCAAGAGGAGAATCTCATCTAAAGAATAGTGGAGCTCCTTAACATCGGTTGAAGATGCAGTTTTTTGAGCAATGGTTTTTGAAATTGTTAGTTTTACAGAGGTGGGGTAGCGCGCGGTTGTTTTTTTTGAATTGGCAGAAAATTCGCTAGGTGGCTTCTTTATTAAGGATAACTCATTAAAAGTTAATCGATAATATTCATTTCCCTGCTGAAATAAAACGCCTTCACTTATTGATTGAGATAATACGAGTTCCATTGGCTAATCGAGCGTTAGAGGTGATTTTGAGGTAATGACCCTGGATTAAGAAGGGTAGCACTATATTCAGAGCTTGGTGGTCTAAATAGGCTTATTAGTTTTAATTCAATCGAAAGAATTTCTTGTAATTCTTGTGATTGCTTAAAATTACCATGCTTAAAAGTATTAATCGATCTTTGCAGCGCCAATCGAATGGATCCGTGCCAAGAATGGACAGAGGAAAGTAATTTCTTTAAATCTTGCCGTAGCAGCCGACCACGTTGATTTTGTCCATGCCAGATCGCGTATAAAATTAAGATTAACGTTCAGTGTGTATTCTGTAATTCTAGTTGGTTCAAGCTGCTTGAATAAGGGACTGCGCTGTTAATCCGTTCTACAAATGCTACGAAGAGATGATCAGCAAAATTAATATCCATAAATAATTTCTCTAAGTGAAATTAAGAATTAACTTCTTGCATATACTCTTGAAAATTATGCAAGATAGAACGTAAAATACTGTATTTTGTTCCTGCTGTTTACGAATCGTATTTTTTTAAAGTAATTTTGTGTAACTCGCGCTCCTCTTCCAACCTAAAAGTAGAAATTACTTTATTGCAATGGGCTAATTTTTCTTTAATTTCTTCTGTGAGTTGATTGCGCGGCAAGGTCAATAATTGAATAGCTTGAACCAAGGCTCGTGAGGCTTTTTGTGAACGATGAATGACGCGATTGTTTTCAATTTCGTAATTTTCTGAAAATTCTCTTAAATATTAAGCAAAATGTCCTACTCCCGAATAGGAATAATAACTTGCACTACCACTATTTAGGTTTCTTTCAATATCCTTTACAATTAGGTAATCGGTACAATATTAAGTAACCGGTACAATAAAGTGCAATTTTTTTCGAAGAGTTTCGAGGTTGTTCTTCAGGTTCAATTGAGTGAGCTTGGTGATTTGTTCCGTTTGTGGCAAATACCTGTGTAACATTTGATAGTAAATACTAATGGATTTTTTCATGGTGTCAGGAAATATTGTCATAGTACTCCGTCCTCTTTTCTTTCCATTTTCTATTTTTCATTTTGTAACCATCGTACAGTGAAGAGTAACGTTGAGTAACAGTATATCTTAATTACCTTCAAGATAATATGAATTACAAATTCTAAAACAAATATATCAAATATATATTTTTAGTATGTATTTAGGAAGAAGCGGGAAATAGTTCAGTTGTGAGAAAGAGAAAATATGAAAATTAAGTAAGTTAATTTTGATTCCCTTAACTCCCTTAATCTTAGCTAACAGCTGCTTGGAAACTCAAGAGCCCGTTAACGTCTCCAGTACTGATC
Encoded here:
- a CDS encoding ATP-binding cassette domain-containing protein; translation: MTQRFSLYEDLSVAENLNFVARLYRMKNRKTLMKRSIKALGLMDKSEQLAGTLSGGWKQRLAFSSELIHRPKLLLLDEPIAGVNPIKLVANSTIILII